In one window of Ruminococcus hominis DNA:
- a CDS encoding EAL domain-containing protein, which produces MVTEISSDWFYYQDGKKIDVNLPVTITNYKEDTLNLYHVGITGEEDLKTIITKGAYYRIQIKLGARVLYEYNDEVFPRNAQMRHKLECRTQLPDHVGGKKITCVYKNDGSNTFKIEPIYIGYSDAVLRYQLTSEGLVLVLVFIMFLISMASLVVHIYLKCKKVVETRFLHAAIYLVSCGIWCLTDTSLLQNMFDYSLAVSYVSFYMFMFFPIPMIHFIGDTRGMEKYRILNWLKYIFYVNILVQSVLKLLQVFELIDMLRITHILIVIAIIILEICLYKEYQEKRTEEIRTILFAFVVVSVIGITSLLLYWVFDITRYGFIFELGNLIFSIILMSGLLHTAFHNMQFRVEATIYNKLARRDNLTQLPDIQYFQEWLPEQKVSKIYMTAVVLFQLKRVNTIYGTSFGNEMLRKVSEYIKERVDVNQMFRVGGNQFILTAYSKSEAKRMQKELKELFDEELRIGEEQIHIPAIICGVEYEHGQESEVVLSYIEYLTAQAVKSGDTIVIQGNQETMDGFQYEKEIESFLPKAIREDLFEVYYQPIYSLERQRFVAVEALSRLRHPKFGMIPPDVFIRIAENTGQINALSSLQFRRICRFMKANPKLREKLLSVKFNLSPAQFLKKGYCHSLIAMIREYDLPVSFFQFEITETVATEYNEELYRFVKELQAERIGLCLDDFGSGYANLNTVLKLPFACVKMDRSLLQGIMEDEKVARFYRNMCAILKNQGYNLVAEGVEEKKEVELLNQWGIDLIQGYYFSRPVCEEELLRQIVD; this is translated from the coding sequence GTGGTAACAGAAATTTCATCAGATTGGTTTTATTATCAAGATGGCAAAAAAATAGATGTAAATCTGCCCGTAACGATTACGAATTATAAGGAAGATACTCTTAATCTGTATCATGTAGGTATTACCGGTGAGGAGGATTTGAAAACAATTATTACAAAAGGTGCATATTATCGGATCCAGATTAAATTGGGAGCACGGGTATTATATGAATATAATGACGAAGTGTTTCCAAGAAACGCTCAGATGCGGCATAAATTAGAGTGTCGAACGCAGCTTCCGGATCATGTTGGCGGAAAGAAAATAACCTGCGTGTATAAAAATGATGGCAGCAACACTTTTAAAATCGAACCCATATATATTGGATATAGTGATGCAGTTCTGCGTTATCAGCTGACTTCTGAAGGTTTGGTATTGGTGCTTGTGTTTATCATGTTTTTGATCAGTATGGCATCATTAGTAGTTCATATTTATTTAAAATGCAAGAAGGTTGTAGAAACACGATTTTTACATGCAGCGATTTACTTAGTCAGTTGTGGAATATGGTGTCTGACAGATACCTCTCTGCTTCAGAACATGTTTGATTACTCGCTGGCAGTATCTTATGTTTCATTTTACATGTTTATGTTTTTCCCTATTCCGATGATTCATTTTATTGGGGATACCAGAGGAATGGAGAAATATAGGATTCTGAATTGGTTGAAGTATATTTTTTATGTAAATATTCTGGTACAGAGTGTATTGAAACTGCTTCAAGTATTTGAGCTTATCGATATGCTGAGAATTACGCATATACTTATTGTAATCGCAATTATAATATTGGAAATATGCTTATATAAAGAATATCAGGAAAAAAGGACGGAAGAAATCAGAACAATTTTATTTGCATTTGTAGTAGTATCTGTAATAGGAATCACTTCATTGCTGCTCTACTGGGTATTTGATATTACGAGATATGGTTTCATATTTGAGCTTGGAAATCTGATCTTTTCCATTATTTTGATGAGTGGATTGTTACATACAGCATTTCATAATATGCAGTTTCGAGTAGAGGCAACGATTTATAATAAACTGGCACGTAGAGACAACCTGACACAGTTGCCGGATATTCAGTATTTTCAAGAGTGGCTGCCAGAACAGAAGGTTTCTAAAATCTATATGACAGCAGTTGTGCTGTTTCAATTAAAACGTGTGAATACGATTTATGGAACAAGCTTTGGAAATGAAATGCTTCGGAAGGTTTCAGAGTATATAAAGGAGCGGGTGGATGTAAACCAGATGTTCCGTGTAGGAGGAAATCAGTTTATTCTTACTGCATATTCAAAATCTGAGGCAAAGCGGATGCAAAAGGAACTGAAAGAATTATTTGACGAAGAGCTTCGGATTGGTGAAGAACAAATTCATATTCCGGCAATCATATGTGGTGTGGAATATGAACATGGTCAGGAGAGTGAGGTAGTCCTATCATATATTGAATATCTGACGGCGCAGGCAGTAAAAAGTGGTGATACAATCGTGATCCAGGGCAATCAAGAAACCATGGATGGCTTTCAATATGAAAAGGAAATCGAAAGCTTTCTGCCAAAAGCAATCCGTGAGGATTTATTTGAAGTATATTATCAGCCGATATATTCATTAGAAAGACAAAGGTTTGTAGCGGTAGAAGCACTAAGCCGTTTAAGACATCCGAAATTTGGTATGATACCGCCGGATGTATTTATTAGAATTGCAGAAAATACGGGTCAGATTAATGCGTTAAGTTCTCTTCAATTTCGAAGAATCTGCCGTTTTATGAAAGCAAATCCTAAGTTGCGAGAAAAGTTACTAAGTGTGAAATTTAATCTTTCCCCGGCACAGTTTTTGAAAAAGGGATACTGTCATAGTTTGATAGCTATGATCCGCGAATACGATCTTCCGGTTTCATTTTTCCAGTTCGAGATTACGGAGACGGTGGCAACAGAATATAATGAAGAACTTTATCGTTTTGTAAAAGAATTACAGGCAGAAAGAATAGGATTGTGTCTGGATGATTTTGGTTCGGGGTATGCAAATCTGAATACTGTATTAAAACTTCCGTTTGCATGTGTTAAGATGGATCGTTCATTACTTCAGGGAATTATGGAAGATGAAAAAGTAGCAAGGTTCTATCGAAATATGTGTGCAATTCTAAAAAATCAGGGATATAATCTGGTCGCAGAAGGTGTGGAAGAAAAGAAAGAAGTAGAATTGCTAAACCAGTGGGGAATCGACCTGATTCAGGGATATTATTTCTCCAGACCGGTATGCGAGGAAGAGCTATTGAGACAAATCGTGGACTAA
- a CDS encoding bile acid:sodium symporter family protein gives MKALQKASKFLSDYTSVVVIAIAVVTFFIPTMMGWVNFQLFTDPVSNKFTCQSIIIGIIMFSMGLTLTTEDFKILAQRPFDICVGALAQYLIMPFLAFALTKALHLPDGIALGLILVGCCPGGVSSNIMSYLCGGDVAFSVGMTTVSTLLSPVMTPLMVSLLASGTQISIKGLPMFVSIIETVILPVGVGFLLNYLYGKKKMFHEIQQMMPGVAVLGLACVVGGVVSSQGSKFFQSGVVIFVAVLLHNGLGYLLGYGAGKLVGMNTSKKRTIAIEVGMQNAGLATNLATTTAQFASTPESAIICAVSCTWHSISGTLLAGMFAMYDKHKAKENKVGVMAEAK, from the coding sequence ATGAAAGCATTACAAAAAGCAAGCAAATTTTTATCAGATTATACTTCTGTGGTCGTCATCGCAATCGCAGTTGTCACATTCTTCATCCCGACTATGATGGGATGGGTAAATTTTCAACTTTTCACTGACCCGGTATCTAACAAATTTACCTGTCAGTCTATCATCATCGGTATCATCATGTTTAGCATGGGACTTACCCTGACAACTGAAGATTTCAAAATTCTGGCGCAGCGCCCATTTGATATCTGCGTTGGTGCACTTGCCCAGTATCTGATTATGCCATTCCTCGCATTTGCACTTACTAAAGCTTTGCATCTGCCTGATGGTATCGCACTTGGTTTGATTCTTGTTGGCTGCTGCCCTGGTGGTGTATCTTCTAACATTATGTCTTATCTGTGCGGTGGGGACGTCGCATTTTCTGTCGGAATGACAACCGTTTCTACACTGCTTTCCCCAGTCATGACACCGCTTATGGTCTCATTGCTTGCCAGCGGCACACAGATCAGCATCAAAGGACTTCCAATGTTCGTATCCATCATTGAAACTGTAATTCTCCCTGTCGGTGTTGGTTTCTTGTTAAATTATCTCTATGGCAAAAAGAAAATGTTCCATGAGATTCAGCAAATGATGCCTGGTGTTGCCGTACTTGGTCTTGCCTGCGTAGTCGGTGGAGTTGTTTCTTCTCAGGGTTCTAAATTCTTCCAATCCGGTGTTGTCATCTTCGTCGCTGTATTACTTCATAATGGACTCGGATATTTACTTGGCTACGGAGCCGGAAAACTTGTAGGTATGAATACCTCTAAAAAAAGAACCATTGCTATCGAAGTCGGTATGCAGAACGCAGGACTTGCAACTAACCTTGCAACTACAACAGCTCAGTTTGCTTCTACTCCGGAGTCAGCAATCATCTGTGCTGTATCTTGTACATGGCACTCCATCTCCGGTACTCTGTTAGCCGGTATGTTTGCAATGTATGATAAACATAAAGCAAAAGAAAATAAAGTTGGTGTTATGGCTGAAGCAAAATAA
- a CDS encoding diguanylate cyclase, with protein MKSDVVMTRQQADEWIAHLENIFPVVRLLDAEDIKKRIDGVETDTPVTCQCYSFWNRKEECSNCISIKALQEKSQHTKLEYLGSQIFYVIARYVEIDGKAYVVEMLSCLEDETVLDSKGKSLLISKLTQYNEELYQDALTGVYNRRYYEAYVKKMNGRMGIAMMDLDDFKLYNDTLGHNAGDMVLKTVAREIQACIRKTDILIRFGGDEFLLLLPDIDETVFAKKLRQIQKRIYDAEVPEYSWLHISASIGGALKGEEPIEETVARADQLMYQAKKKKNMIVTDTDKTKNLETTSKQRVLIVDDSEINREMLAEMLKDDFDIMEAASGEECVEILQKQGAEISIILLDIIMSGMDGFDVLEYMNENQWIKDIPVIVISQDNSIASVTKAYRMGASEYIGRPFDAQVIYQRVCNVIKLYAKQRRLIALVTEQIYEKEKNERVLVDLLSQIVELRNGENGAHIRHMHILTEMLLEQLVQKTDRYKLNWSDQLVIKTASALHDIGKIGISEKILNKKESLTEREKELVQAHTMLGASMLKNLDSHKEDDLVTTAYEICRWHHERYDGKGYPDGLKGDEIPISAQIVSLADAYDKLTRDRVNKKGISHKEAMHILLHERAEEFNPILLECLEEIQENISRVMQDGGRDLEVFNEGSAYKKMIEEAEE; from the coding sequence ATGAAATCAGATGTGGTTATGACAAGACAACAGGCAGACGAATGGATTGCACATTTAGAAAATATATTTCCAGTGGTTCGTCTACTCGATGCGGAAGATATTAAAAAGAGAATAGATGGGGTGGAAACAGATACACCTGTTACATGCCAGTGCTATTCATTCTGGAACAGGAAAGAAGAATGCAGCAATTGTATATCAATCAAAGCTTTGCAAGAGAAAAGTCAACATACAAAGCTGGAATATCTCGGCTCGCAGATATTTTATGTGATTGCAAGATATGTAGAGATTGATGGAAAAGCATATGTAGTAGAAATGTTATCCTGTCTGGAAGATGAAACAGTGTTGGATTCTAAAGGGAAAAGTCTTTTGATCAGTAAGTTGACTCAATATAATGAAGAGTTATATCAGGATGCACTGACAGGAGTATATAATCGTCGCTATTATGAAGCTTATGTGAAAAAAATGAACGGACGCATGGGCATTGCAATGATGGATTTGGATGACTTTAAATTATATAATGATACTTTGGGACATAATGCGGGAGATATGGTTTTAAAAACCGTAGCCAGAGAAATTCAGGCATGCATCCGGAAAACCGATATATTGATCCGATTTGGAGGAGATGAATTTTTACTTTTACTTCCGGATATTGATGAGACAGTATTTGCAAAAAAATTAAGACAGATACAAAAGAGAATCTATGATGCAGAAGTACCGGAATACTCCTGGTTACATATTTCTGCAAGTATTGGTGGTGCATTGAAAGGCGAAGAGCCGATTGAAGAAACAGTTGCAAGAGCAGATCAGTTGATGTATCAGGCAAAAAAGAAAAAGAATATGATCGTGACTGATACAGATAAAACGAAAAATCTGGAAACAACAAGTAAACAACGCGTTTTAATTGTAGATGATTCAGAGATAAACAGAGAGATGCTTGCGGAAATGTTAAAAGATGATTTTGATATTATGGAAGCAGCCAGTGGTGAAGAATGCGTTGAAATATTGCAGAAGCAAGGGGCAGAAATTTCAATTATCTTATTAGATATCATTATGTCAGGAATGGATGGCTTTGATGTTTTGGAATATATGAATGAAAACCAATGGATCAAAGACATACCGGTTATAGTTATTTCACAGGATAATTCCATTGCAAGTGTGACGAAAGCATATCGGATGGGGGCATCTGAGTATATCGGCAGACCATTTGATGCACAGGTTATCTATCAGAGAGTTTGCAATGTGATCAAGCTATATGCAAAGCAGAGAAGATTGATCGCACTTGTGACAGAACAGATTTACGAGAAAGAAAAAAATGAACGAGTACTGGTAGATTTGTTGAGTCAGATCGTGGAACTTCGTAATGGCGAAAATGGAGCACATATCCGTCACATGCATATTTTAACAGAGATGCTGTTGGAACAATTGGTTCAAAAGACAGACCGCTATAAGCTGAACTGGTCGGATCAACTTGTTATTAAAACAGCGTCTGCGTTACATGATATTGGGAAAATCGGAATCAGTGAAAAGATTTTAAATAAAAAAGAGTCGCTGACAGAGCGTGAGAAAGAACTGGTACAGGCACATACCATGCTCGGAGCATCGATGCTTAAAAATCTGGATTCACATAAAGAGGATGACCTGGTAACAACAGCTTACGAAATATGCAGATGGCATCATGAACGATATGATGGAAAAGGCTACCCGGATGGGCTTAAAGGGGATGAAATTCCGATTTCAGCGCAGATTGTTTCATTGGCAGATGCTTATGATAAATTGACTCGGGACCGTGTGAATAAGAAAGGTATTTCGCACAAGGAAGCAATGCATATTCTATTGCATGAGAGAGCTGAGGAATTTAATCCGATTCTGTTAGAATGTCTTGAGGAAATCCAGGAAAACATCAGTAGAGTTATGCAGGATGGGGGCAGAGATTTAGAAGTATTCAACGAGGGCTCTGCTTATAAAAAAATGATAGAAGAGGCTGAGGAATAG
- a CDS encoding D-2-hydroxyacid dehydrogenase — MKIVFLDVKTIGEDIDLSQYETLGEVVKHDFSSTEEVPERVKDADVIILNKVQINEQTIGTAKNLKLVCVTATGTNNLDKEYLEKRGIAWRNVAGYSTETVTQHTFAMLFYLLEKMRYYDDYVKEEHYVNDVQFTHFAEHFTEIHGKTWGIIGLGNIGRRVTEIARAFGAHVIYYSASGSPAQEGYEQVDLDTLLSTSDIVSVHAPLNEYTEGLMNREAFAKMKKNAIFLNLGRGPIVVEQDLYGALETGEIAAAGLDVLTKEPMSVDNPLRKIKDSGKLLITPHIAWASVEARTKLMDIIFGQVKEFFA, encoded by the coding sequence ATGAAAATCGTATTTTTAGATGTAAAAACAATTGGTGAGGATATTGACCTGTCACAATATGAAACACTGGGAGAAGTTGTCAAGCATGACTTTTCTTCCACAGAAGAAGTGCCGGAGAGGGTGAAGGATGCGGATGTAATTATTCTGAATAAAGTACAGATTAATGAGCAGACGATCGGTACTGCAAAGAATCTAAAATTAGTTTGCGTCACAGCGACCGGTACAAATAATCTGGATAAGGAATATCTGGAAAAACGAGGGATCGCATGGCGGAACGTGGCGGGATATTCTACAGAGACAGTGACGCAGCATACATTTGCAATGTTGTTTTATTTATTGGAAAAGATGCGTTACTATGATGACTATGTGAAAGAAGAGCATTATGTAAATGATGTACAATTTACACATTTTGCAGAACATTTTACAGAGATTCATGGAAAGACATGGGGAATTATCGGGCTTGGAAATATTGGAAGAAGAGTAACGGAGATTGCAAGAGCATTTGGTGCACATGTGATTTATTATTCTGCATCGGGAAGTCCGGCACAGGAAGGGTATGAGCAGGTTGACTTAGACACATTGTTATCCACATCGGATATTGTGTCGGTGCATGCTCCGCTTAATGAGTATACAGAAGGGCTGATGAACCGGGAAGCATTTGCCAAAATGAAGAAAAATGCGATATTTCTGAATCTTGGAAGGGGTCCGATAGTAGTGGAGCAGGATTTATATGGTGCGTTAGAAACGGGTGAAATTGCTGCGGCTGGTCTGGATGTGTTGACAAAAGAGCCGATGAGTGTGGATAATCCTCTTAGAAAAATCAAAGACAGTGGAAAACTTTTGATTACGCCGCATATTGCATGGGCGAGCGTCGAGGCAAGAACGAAATTGATGGACATTATATTTGGACAGGTGAAAGAATTCTTTGCGTAG
- a CDS encoding class I SAM-dependent methyltransferase has product MMTELEKYYNKFNEEKRLTSRHGQVEFITSMKYIHKYLPVDKSAKILDVGAGTGRYSVQLAEEGYDVTAVELVKYNLGILKKKNSAVKAYQGNAMKLSRFQDKEFDLILIFGPMYHLYSKEDKVKALTEAKRVLKDEGVILVAYCMNEYSVLTYGFKQNHILECMENGKIDEKFRVQPEEADLYDYVRLEDIDSYNDAAGMERIQIISADGPSDYMRPVLNAMDEKTFQTFIEYHLSTCERLELVGAGSHTVDIIRKRDNKKHE; this is encoded by the coding sequence ATGATGACAGAACTTGAAAAATATTATAATAAGTTTAACGAAGAAAAACGTCTGACAAGCAGACATGGACAGGTGGAGTTTATTACTTCTATGAAATATATTCATAAATATTTGCCTGTGGATAAGTCTGCAAAAATCCTGGATGTGGGTGCGGGAACCGGAAGATATAGCGTTCAACTCGCCGAAGAAGGATACGATGTGACAGCAGTAGAACTCGTGAAATACAATCTGGGAATTTTGAAAAAGAAAAACAGTGCTGTAAAAGCATATCAGGGAAATGCAATGAAGCTTTCCCGTTTTCAGGACAAAGAGTTTGATCTGATTCTTATATTTGGACCAATGTATCATTTGTACTCAAAGGAAGATAAGGTGAAAGCTCTTACTGAAGCGAAACGTGTGTTAAAAGATGAAGGTGTGATTCTGGTGGCATACTGTATGAATGAGTATAGTGTTTTGACTTATGGGTTTAAACAGAATCACATTTTGGAATGTATGGAAAATGGTAAGATAGATGAAAAATTCAGAGTGCAGCCGGAAGAGGCCGACCTGTATGATTATGTGAGACTGGAAGATATCGACTCATATAATGATGCGGCAGGAATGGAACGTATACAGATCATTTCTGCAGATGGTCCGTCGGATTATATGCGACCGGTATTAAATGCGATGGATGAAAAAACATTTCAGACATTTATAGAATATCATTTGTCTACTTGCGAGCGCTTGGAACTGGTGGGGGCCGGTTCACATACAGTAGACATTATAAGGAAAAGGGATAATAAAAAACATGAATGA
- a CDS encoding SulP family inorganic anion transporter has protein sequence MNDLKPKLFEVLKDYNKEQLMKDIISGIIVAIIALPLSIALAIASGVGPEQGLYTAIIAGFFISFFGGSRVQIGGPTAAFVVIIYGIVAQYGTDGLVVATILAGIILVIMGLCRFGSLIKYIPYTITTGFTCGIAVTLFVGQLKDFFGLEMGAVPSEFVQKIIAYANHISTINAVALGIGALAVVIMLVWPKVTDKIPGSLVAIIITTAIVYFANLPVNTIGSVYGELNSSFPAFHMPSVSFELVQEMLSPAFTIAILAGIESLLSAVVSDGMIGDNHKSNAELIGQGLGNIFSGLFGGIPATGAIARTAANVRNGGRTPIAGIVHCITLAIILLLLMPLAALIPMTTLAAVLLVVAANMADWNSFFRLCKTAPKSDVIVLVATFFLTVFFDLVVAIEVGVVLASLLFMKRMAETADIKTWKYVDEPDITPGEAEKLRDIPRSIRVFEISGPLFFAAADQILGINSDHRTKVIVIRMRSVPAIDASAMKTLRELVERAEKKHITIIFSHVNEQPMAVMEKDHFVEDVGKDNFRTNIVEALDYAESLVK, from the coding sequence ATGAATGATTTAAAACCAAAGTTGTTTGAGGTATTAAAAGATTATAATAAAGAACAATTGATGAAGGATATCATTTCCGGAATCATTGTTGCGATTATTGCATTACCACTTTCAATTGCTCTTGCAATTGCTTCCGGGGTAGGACCTGAGCAAGGTCTTTATACTGCAATCATTGCAGGCTTCTTTATTTCATTTTTCGGCGGAAGCCGTGTGCAGATTGGAGGACCAACGGCAGCGTTTGTCGTAATTATATATGGGATTGTTGCCCAGTATGGAACAGACGGGCTGGTTGTAGCGACGATTTTAGCCGGAATTATTCTGGTAATCATGGGATTGTGTAGATTTGGTTCCTTGATCAAATATATTCCATATACAATAACGACAGGGTTTACCTGTGGTATCGCAGTGACTTTATTTGTCGGACAGTTGAAAGATTTCTTCGGTCTTGAGATGGGAGCAGTTCCATCCGAGTTTGTGCAAAAAATCATTGCGTATGCAAATCATATTTCAACAATTAATGCAGTTGCCTTGGGAATTGGTGCACTTGCTGTTGTAATCATGCTTGTGTGGCCGAAGGTGACAGATAAAATTCCCGGTTCTTTAGTTGCTATTATTATAACAACAGCAATCGTATATTTTGCTAATCTTCCGGTCAATACGATAGGAAGTGTTTATGGAGAATTAAATTCTTCATTCCCGGCATTTCATATGCCATCCGTGTCTTTTGAGCTGGTACAGGAGATGCTTTCACCAGCATTTACAATTGCAATTCTGGCTGGAATCGAATCGCTTCTGTCAGCAGTTGTTTCAGATGGTATGATAGGAGATAATCATAAGTCGAATGCAGAACTTATCGGACAAGGACTTGGAAATATTTTCTCAGGACTTTTTGGCGGAATTCCTGCTACAGGTGCAATTGCCAGAACAGCGGCAAATGTAAGAAATGGGGGACGTACTCCGATTGCCGGAATTGTACATTGTATCACACTGGCAATTATTTTACTTCTTCTAATGCCGCTTGCAGCATTGATTCCAATGACAACGCTTGCAGCAGTACTTCTTGTTGTAGCGGCAAATATGGCAGACTGGAATTCATTTTTCAGACTGTGCAAAACAGCACCGAAGAGTGATGTGATTGTATTGGTTGCAACATTCTTCCTGACAGTATTCTTTGATCTGGTAGTTGCAATTGAAGTCGGTGTCGTGCTTGCATCCTTGTTATTTATGAAACGTATGGCAGAAACAGCAGATATTAAAACATGGAAATACGTTGATGAGCCGGATATCACACCAGGTGAAGCTGAAAAACTAAGAGATATCCCTCGAAGTATTCGTGTGTTTGAGATTTCAGGACCATTGTTCTTTGCAGCAGCAGACCAGATATTAGGTATTAACAGTGATCACAGAACAAAGGTGATCGTAATTCGAATGAGAAGCGTACCTGCTATCGATGCAAGTGCGATGAAAACGTTGAGAGAACTTGTAGAACGGGCTGAGAAAAAACATATTACAATTATATTCTCGCATGTAAATGAACAGCCGATGGCAGTTATGGAGAAAGATCATTTTGTAGAAGATGTTGGAAAAGATAATTTCCGCACAAATATCGTTGAAGCATTGGATTATGCAGAGTCTCTTGTAAAATAG
- a CDS encoding GGDEF domain-containing protein: MFIVRGINILGCVLLGICADRARRKNGELAKSVWVYEMAACACAILSTMYIYTSNPQVATVLKSLLMAGVDWLLLLLMAFTQRYTEQFKEVRFIRNAMIVYASLDTLFALANIWSKQIFYVEITADAQKQIYYGSWQYVRMMHSIYAVGIIAIMLLTYCIVILKTSRFYRIRYTMIGLAFLLDGIASIFAVRIRGEYNLSFVFFSITSVFIYYFSLCYVPNELLQKTFALLIQESNSGIICFDNLGRCIYCNDVVKELCQIGEDLGTIERQYRKWYTGNKEDFVQSSIIYHTAYGGKTGKDRKFEIVVTQLHDEKDVVVGVCFTFYDRTKEQEKLEYEQYRATHDGLTGMLNKEQFYEETYQLLHKYSDESFYILYTNIESFKFVNDIFGIAKGDEILCRQAASMESYGTEKVLCARIQGDHFAMCIPESEFSTERISDAIQKIEEEFTSNVFHLRIYAGVYEVGDIEEPISIMCDKANIAGGTIKNNYQKRIAFYNTVQLIQSLKEKSIIGEFECALNKEEFAMFLQPQVDVKGQIQGAEALVRWIHPEKGVVAPGRFMDTLEKTGLVYKLDKYMWEKAAQKLKEWKQKEIPYYISVNISTKDFFFLDIYETFVQLIEQYEIEPERLKLEITETTLMSDFKENMKILGKLQAYGFQIEIDDFGSGYSSLNMLRNIKANVLKIDRDFLVATENEVRDQDILQSIIVLAEKIGMSVIVEGVETKKQLEMLIGMGCRLFQGYYFSKPLSVEKFEEFLNSNQHEF; the protein is encoded by the coding sequence ATGTTCATAGTGAGAGGAATCAATATCCTGGGATGTGTGTTGCTGGGAATCTGTGCAGACAGGGCAAGACGAAAGAATGGAGAATTGGCGAAAAGTGTGTGGGTATATGAGATGGCTGCATGTGCATGTGCGATTCTATCTACAATGTATATATATACTTCGAACCCTCAGGTGGCGACAGTACTCAAGAGTCTTCTTATGGCAGGAGTAGACTGGCTTTTATTATTGTTGATGGCTTTTACGCAGCGCTATACAGAGCAGTTTAAAGAAGTCAGATTTATAAGAAATGCAATGATAGTCTATGCGAGTCTGGATACATTGTTTGCTTTGGCTAATATATGGTCAAAACAGATATTTTATGTGGAGATTACAGCAGATGCTCAAAAGCAGATATATTACGGAAGCTGGCAATATGTTCGGATGATGCATAGCATATATGCGGTGGGGATTATTGCGATAATGCTTTTGACATATTGCATCGTTATTCTTAAAACATCGCGTTTTTATCGGATACGTTATACAATGATTGGACTGGCATTTTTATTAGATGGGATCGCATCTATATTTGCAGTACGGATAAGGGGAGAATATAATCTGTCATTTGTATTTTTTAGTATAACATCCGTTTTTATTTATTATTTTAGTTTGTGCTATGTGCCAAATGAATTACTGCAGAAAACATTTGCATTATTAATACAGGAATCCAATAGCGGGATAATCTGTTTTGATAATCTCGGCAGATGCATATACTGTAATGATGTAGTAAAAGAGCTTTGTCAAATAGGAGAAGATCTGGGTACTATAGAAAGACAATACAGGAAATGGTATACGGGAAATAAAGAAGATTTTGTGCAATCTTCGATTATATACCACACAGCGTATGGAGGAAAAACGGGAAAAGACAGAAAATTTGAAATCGTGGTCACACAGCTCCACGATGAGAAAGATGTTGTGGTCGGAGTTTGTTTTACATTTTATGACAGGACAAAAGAACAGGAAAAGCTGGAGTATGAACAATATCGTGCAACACATGACGGTTTAACAGGAATGTTAAATAAAGAACAGTTTTATGAAGAAACATATCAATTACTGCATAAATATTCAGATGAAAGCTTTTATATATTATACACGAATATTGAATCTTTTAAGTTTGTAAATGATATTTTCGGAATTGCAAAAGGAGATGAGATTCTCTGTAGACAGGCAGCGTCTATGGAAAGTTACGGAACAGAAAAGGTGTTGTGCGCCAGAATACAAGGTGATCATTTTGCAATGTGCATTCCGGAATCCGAATTCTCGACAGAGCGTATCAGTGATGCAATTCAGAAAATAGAAGAGGAATTTACAAGCAATGTTTTTCATTTGCGTATATATGCAGGGGTATATGAAGTCGGAGACATAGAAGAGCCGATAAGCATTATGTGCGATAAGGCGAATATAGCCGGTGGGACAATTAAAAACAATTATCAAAAAAGAATTGCATTTTATAATACAGTACAACTTATACAGTCTCTGAAGGAAAAATCAATCATAGGAGAATTTGAATGTGCATTAAATAAAGAAGAATTTGCGATGTTCTTGCAGCCACAGGTAGATGTAAAAGGTCAGATTCAGGGAGCAGAAGCACTTGTACGTTGGATTCATCCTGAAAAAGGTGTTGTTGCTCCGGGCAGATTTATGGACACATTGGAAAAGACTGGATTAGTATATAAATTAGACAAGTATATGTGGGAAAAAGCTGCACAAAAATTAAAAGAGTGGAAGCAAAAAGAAATACCATATTATATTTCTGTAAACATTTCTACAAAAGACTTTTTCTTCCTGGATATTTACGAAACATTTGTTCAACTGATAGAACAGTATGAGATAGAGCCGGAAAGGCTAAAATTAGAGATTACAGAGACAACGCTGATGTCAGATTTTAAAGAAAACATGAAAATATTGGGAAAGCTTCAAGCGTATGGCTTCCAAATTGAAATTGATGATTTTGGAAGTGGATATTCATCCTTGAATATGTTGAGAAACATCAAGGCAAATGTCTTGAAAATTGACCGTGATTTTTTGGTAGCGACAGAAAATGAAGTGCGAGATCAGGATATTCTACAAAGCATCATTGTACTTGCGGAGAAAATCGGCATGAGTGTGATTGTGGAAGGGGTAGAAACAAAGAAGCAGTTAGAAATGTTGATAGGTATGGGATGTAGGCTGTTTCAGGGATATTATTTTTCTAAGCCACTTAGCGTTGAGAAGTTCGAGGAATTCTTGAATTCAAATCAACATGAATTTTAG